In Humulus lupulus chromosome 6, drHumLupu1.1, whole genome shotgun sequence, a single genomic region encodes these proteins:
- the LOC133785721 gene encoding uncharacterized protein LOC133785721, whose translation MNSYYGSSSYLSSSSSSSDDDYYDDLENQVACQIIVNNNFCITQHLNNDGSRRGSIPGHIVINRDRENADRNLFNDYFAENPRFNDSMFRRRFLMGRPLFFRISDAIQRHDNYFVQRRDGLAYGVPADATDEYIKIGESTVLESLKRFCRAVVEVFGARYLQSPNVDDVARLLHIGERRGFPGMLGSLDCMHWKWKNYPTAWGGQYASRSGSPTIILEAVADYDLWIWHAYFGLPGSNNDINVLEASHLFANLAEGIAPPANYVIKGKEYNMGYYLADGIYLKWFTLVQSIHDPCGKKNKFFAMKQEACRKDVEHAFGVLQSRFAIVA comes from the exons ATGAATTCTTATTATGGCAGTTCATCTTAtttatcatcatcttcttcatcttcaGATGATGATTATTATGATGATCTAGAAAATCAAGTGGCATGTCAAATTATTGTAAACAACAATTTTTGCATCACTCAACACCTCAATAACGATGGGTCACGCCGGGGCTCAATTCCTGGTCATATAGTTATCAACCGTGACCGAGAAAATGCTGATCGCAATCTCTTCAATGACTATTTTGCAGAAAATCCTCGGTTTAATGATTCGATGTTTCGACGAAGATTTCTAATGGGTCGTCCTTTATTCTTTCGTATATCTGATGCTATACAAAGGCATGACAATTACTTCGTCCAACGAAGGGACGGACTCG CATATGGTGTACCGGCAGATGCTACCGATGAGTACATAAAAATTGGAGAATCTACAGTTTTAGAAAGTTTGAAGCGATTTTGTCGTGCTGTTGTCGAGGTGTTTGGAGCTCGCTATCTACAATCACCTAACGTTGATGATGTTGCAAGGCTACTCCACATTGGTGAACGCCGGGGTTTTCCAGGAATGCTGGGTAGTTTAGATTGTATGCATTGGAAATGGAAAAATTATCCAACGGCTTGGGGAGGACAATATGCCAGTCGTAGTGGATCCCCAACCATTATTCTTGAAGCTGTAGCTGACTATGACCTTTGGATATGGCATGCATATTTTGGTCTACCGGGATCTAATAATGATATTAATGTGCTGGAGGCATCCCATCTTTTTGCTAATCTTGCTGAAGGTATTGCTCCACCCGCTAATTATGTCATCAAAGGTAAAGAATATAATATGGGTTATTATTTAGCTGATGGTATATATCTAAAATGGTTTACTCTTGTTCAAAGCATTCACGATCCATGTGGTAAGAAAAATAAGTTTTTTGCAATGAAACAAGAAGCATGTAGAAAAGATGTAGAACACGCATTTGGAGTATTGCAGTCAAGATTTGCAATCGTGGCATGA
- the LOC133782793 gene encoding putative chloride channel-like protein CLC-g isoform X3 encodes MFLSQKRGLNDFVGKLVLLGRSHWCKIQAMSLQMIVGSITAVSSSLLVGKAGPMVHTGACIASLLGQGGSQKYNLTWKWLRFFKNDRDRRDLVTCGAAAGIAASFRAPVGGVLFAFEEMASWWRSALLWRAFFATAVVAIVLRALIDVCLSGKCGLFGTGGLIMFDVYSANISYHLVDVPPVLALGIVGGIIGSFYNFLLDKVLRLYNFINEKGVVYRILLACAISVFTSFLLFGLPFLASCQPCPPDATEACPTIGRSGNYKKFQCPPGHYNDLASLIFNTNDDAIRNLFSKGTDFEFQYSSVLIFFITCFFLSIFSYGICAPAGLFVPEIVTGASFGRFVGMLLGPHSNLNHGLYAVLGAASFIGGSMRMTVSLCVIILELTNNLLLLPLIMLVLLVSKTVADAFNGNIYDLIMKLKGLPYLETHVEPYMRQLTVGDVVTGPLQVFRGIEKVGNIVHILRSTKHNGFPVIDEPPVSQAPVLFGIILRAHLITLLKKKSFLATPVLTGSDAFKLYSSGDFAKRGSGNGEKLDDIEFTEEELEMFLDLHPFTNASPFTVVETMSLAKALILFREVGLRHLLVIPKICSRSPVVGILTRHDFMPEHILSLYPSLVRSRWKRLRIRLPRLTKIF; translated from the exons ATGTTCCTGAGCCAGAAACGCGGCTTGAATGATTTTGTCGGGAAGCTAGTACTATTAGGCAGAAGCCATTGGTGCAAAATACAAGCAATGTCTCTTCAGATG ATTGTTGGCAGCATAACAGCAGTATCATCTTCTCTTCTTGTTGGGAAGGCGGGGCCAATGGTTCATACCGGTGCTTGTATTGCTTCATTACTAGGTCAGGGTGGTTCCCAGAAATATAATTTGACATGGAAATGGCTCCGATTTTTCAAGAATGATCGGGACAGGCGGGATCTTGTAACCTGTGGTGCGGCTGCTGGTATTGCTGCCTCTTTCCGAGCCCCTGTTGGTGGTGTGCTGTTTGCTTTTGAAGAGATGGCATCTTG gtGGAGAAGTGCTCTTCTGTGGAGAGCTTTCTTCGCAACAGCTGTAGTTGCAATTGTGCTCCGGGCTCTAATTGATGTTTGCTTAAGTGGGAAGTGTGGGCTATTTGGTACTGGGGGACTGATAATGTTTGATGTTTATTCAGCAAACATTTCATATCACCTTGTCGATGTGCCTCCTGTGCTTGCCCTTGGTATTGTAGGTGGGATAATAGGAAGCTTTTATAACTTTCTATTGGACAAAGTTCTTAGATTGTACAACTTTATCAACGA GAAAGGCGTTGTTTACAGAATTCTTCTTGCTTGTGCAATCTCCGTATTCAcgtcttttcttctttttggatTACCATTCCTTGCATCCTGCCAACCTTGCCCACCTGATGCAACTGAAGCCTGTCCTACAATAGGCCGGTCGGGTAACTACAAGAAGTTTCAATGTCCTCCTGGTCACTATAATGATCTGGCTAGTCTCATATTTAATACAAATGATGATGCTATCAGGAATCTTTTCAGCAAAGGCACTGATTTTGAGTTTCAATATTCATCAGTTCTCATATTTTTTATCACCTGCTTTTTCCTAAGCATCTTTAGCTATGGGATTTGTGCCCCTGCTGGTCTTTTTGTACCTGAAATCGTGACTGGGGCATCTTTCGGACGTTTCGTCGGTATGCTACTTGGTCCACACTCTAATCTTAACCATGGCCTTTATGCTGTGTTAGGTGCCGCTTCTTTTATCGGTGGATCAATGAGGATGACTGTTTCCCTGTGTGTGATTATTCTGGAATTGACCAATAATTTACTACTGCTACCATTGATAATGCTGGTTCTTCTTGTTTCAAAGACTGTAGCCGATGCTTTCAATGGAAACATTTACGATCTTATCATGAAATTAAAGGGATTGCCTTATCTGGAGACTCATGTTGAACCATATATGAGGCAGCTAACAGTAGGCGATGTAGTAACTGGTCCACTTCAGGTTTTTCGTGGGATTGAGAAGGTTGGTAATATAGTACATATTCTCAGAAGCACAAAGCACAATGGATTTCCTGTAATTGACGAGCCTCCGGTGTCCCAAGCCCCTGTCTTGTTTGGCATAATCCTTCGCGCTCATCTTATAACATTGTTGAAGAAAAAATCTTTCTTGGCCACCCCAGTGCTGACAGGAAGTGATGCATTCAAGCTGTATTCATCAGGGGATTTTGCAAAGAGAGGCTCAGGCAATGGCGAAAAGTTGGACGATATAGAATTCACCGAGGAAGAGTTGGAGATGTTCTTAGATTTGCATCCATTTACCAATGCTTCGCCTTTCACCGTGGTGGAGACGATGTCCCTAGCGAAGGCTCTCATACTATTCCGAGAAGTAGGCTTGAGGCACTTGCTGGTGATACCAAAGATCTGTAGT AGATCTCCAGTGGTGGGAATACTAACAAGACATGATTTCATGCCTGAACATATATTGAGCTTGTATCCTTCACTGGTAAGGAGCAGGTGGAAGAGATTAAGAATCCGTTTACCTCGTCTTACGAAAATCTTTTAG
- the LOC133782793 gene encoding putative chloride channel-like protein CLC-g isoform X1 produces MANALEHAPTDNQEEYERDRESLSIPLLSSALSQRSIPNSSSQAAIVGSHVCPIESLDYEIFENEFFKQDWRSRGKSQIFQYIFMKWLTCFLIGLIVSLIGFCNNLAVENLAGVKFVVTSNMMLQHRYGMGFFVFFASNLVLTLFASTLTALIAPAAAGSGIPEVKAYLNGVDTPGIFSIRTLAVKIVGSITAVSSSLLVGKAGPMVHTGACIASLLGQGGSQKYNLTWKWLRFFKNDRDRRDLVTCGAAAGIAASFRAPVGGVLFAFEEMASWWRSALLWRAFFATAVVAIVLRALIDVCLSGKCGLFGTGGLIMFDVYSANISYHLVDVPPVLALGIVGGIIGSFYNFLLDKVLRLYNFINEKGVVYRILLACAISVFTSFLLFGLPFLASCQPCPPDATEACPTIGRSGNYKKFQCPPGHYNDLASLIFNTNDDAIRNLFSKGTDFEFQYSSVLIFFITCFFLSIFSYGICAPAGLFVPEIVTGASFGRFVGMLLGPHSNLNHGLYAVLGAASFIGGSMRMTVSLCVIILELTNNLLLLPLIMLVLLVSKTVADAFNGNIYDLIMKLKGLPYLETHVEPYMRQLTVGDVVTGPLQVFRGIEKVGNIVHILRSTKHNGFPVIDEPPVSQAPVLFGIILRAHLITLLKKKSFLATPVLTGSDAFKLYSSGDFAKRGSGNGEKLDDIEFTEEELEMFLDLHPFTNASPFTVVETMSLAKALILFREVGLRHLLVIPKICSRSPVVGILTRHDFMPEHILSLYPSLVRSRWKRLRIRLPRLTKIF; encoded by the exons GCCGCCATTGTCGGCTCTCATGTTTGCCCTATCGAGAGCCTCGATTACGA GATTTTTGAGAACGAGTTCTTCAAGCAAGACTGGAGGAGTCGTGGAAAAAGTCAAATTTTCCAGTACATATTCATGAAATGGCTCACTTGCTTCCTCATCGGATTAATTGTTAGCCTGATCGGATTTTGCAATAACCTCGCCGTTGAGAACCTTGCCGGCGTTAAGTTTGTCGTTACCTCCAACATGATGTTACAGCATAG GTATGGGATGGGGTTTTTTGTGTTTTTCGCTTCGAATTTGGTGCTTACTCTGTTTGCGTCTACACTCACGGCCTTGATAGCACCGGCGGCCGCAGGCTCCGGTATACCGGAGGTGAAGGCTTATCTGAATGGTGTCGACACCCCCGGAATCTTTTCAATACGGACTTTGGCAGTAAAG ATTGTTGGCAGCATAACAGCAGTATCATCTTCTCTTCTTGTTGGGAAGGCGGGGCCAATGGTTCATACCGGTGCTTGTATTGCTTCATTACTAGGTCAGGGTGGTTCCCAGAAATATAATTTGACATGGAAATGGCTCCGATTTTTCAAGAATGATCGGGACAGGCGGGATCTTGTAACCTGTGGTGCGGCTGCTGGTATTGCTGCCTCTTTCCGAGCCCCTGTTGGTGGTGTGCTGTTTGCTTTTGAAGAGATGGCATCTTG gtGGAGAAGTGCTCTTCTGTGGAGAGCTTTCTTCGCAACAGCTGTAGTTGCAATTGTGCTCCGGGCTCTAATTGATGTTTGCTTAAGTGGGAAGTGTGGGCTATTTGGTACTGGGGGACTGATAATGTTTGATGTTTATTCAGCAAACATTTCATATCACCTTGTCGATGTGCCTCCTGTGCTTGCCCTTGGTATTGTAGGTGGGATAATAGGAAGCTTTTATAACTTTCTATTGGACAAAGTTCTTAGATTGTACAACTTTATCAACGA GAAAGGCGTTGTTTACAGAATTCTTCTTGCTTGTGCAATCTCCGTATTCAcgtcttttcttctttttggatTACCATTCCTTGCATCCTGCCAACCTTGCCCACCTGATGCAACTGAAGCCTGTCCTACAATAGGCCGGTCGGGTAACTACAAGAAGTTTCAATGTCCTCCTGGTCACTATAATGATCTGGCTAGTCTCATATTTAATACAAATGATGATGCTATCAGGAATCTTTTCAGCAAAGGCACTGATTTTGAGTTTCAATATTCATCAGTTCTCATATTTTTTATCACCTGCTTTTTCCTAAGCATCTTTAGCTATGGGATTTGTGCCCCTGCTGGTCTTTTTGTACCTGAAATCGTGACTGGGGCATCTTTCGGACGTTTCGTCGGTATGCTACTTGGTCCACACTCTAATCTTAACCATGGCCTTTATGCTGTGTTAGGTGCCGCTTCTTTTATCGGTGGATCAATGAGGATGACTGTTTCCCTGTGTGTGATTATTCTGGAATTGACCAATAATTTACTACTGCTACCATTGATAATGCTGGTTCTTCTTGTTTCAAAGACTGTAGCCGATGCTTTCAATGGAAACATTTACGATCTTATCATGAAATTAAAGGGATTGCCTTATCTGGAGACTCATGTTGAACCATATATGAGGCAGCTAACAGTAGGCGATGTAGTAACTGGTCCACTTCAGGTTTTTCGTGGGATTGAGAAGGTTGGTAATATAGTACATATTCTCAGAAGCACAAAGCACAATGGATTTCCTGTAATTGACGAGCCTCCGGTGTCCCAAGCCCCTGTCTTGTTTGGCATAATCCTTCGCGCTCATCTTATAACATTGTTGAAGAAAAAATCTTTCTTGGCCACCCCAGTGCTGACAGGAAGTGATGCATTCAAGCTGTATTCATCAGGGGATTTTGCAAAGAGAGGCTCAGGCAATGGCGAAAAGTTGGACGATATAGAATTCACCGAGGAAGAGTTGGAGATGTTCTTAGATTTGCATCCATTTACCAATGCTTCGCCTTTCACCGTGGTGGAGACGATGTCCCTAGCGAAGGCTCTCATACTATTCCGAGAAGTAGGCTTGAGGCACTTGCTGGTGATACCAAAGATCTGTAGT AGATCTCCAGTGGTGGGAATACTAACAAGACATGATTTCATGCCTGAACATATATTGAGCTTGTATCCTTCACTGGTAAGGAGCAGGTGGAAGAGATTAAGAATCCGTTTACCTCGTCTTACGAAAATCTTTTAG
- the LOC133782793 gene encoding putative chloride channel-like protein CLC-g isoform X2 translates to MFLSQKRGLNDFVGKLVLLGRSHWCKIQAMSLQMVIFIVGSITAVSSSLLVGKAGPMVHTGACIASLLGQGGSQKYNLTWKWLRFFKNDRDRRDLVTCGAAAGIAASFRAPVGGVLFAFEEMASWWRSALLWRAFFATAVVAIVLRALIDVCLSGKCGLFGTGGLIMFDVYSANISYHLVDVPPVLALGIVGGIIGSFYNFLLDKVLRLYNFINEKGVVYRILLACAISVFTSFLLFGLPFLASCQPCPPDATEACPTIGRSGNYKKFQCPPGHYNDLASLIFNTNDDAIRNLFSKGTDFEFQYSSVLIFFITCFFLSIFSYGICAPAGLFVPEIVTGASFGRFVGMLLGPHSNLNHGLYAVLGAASFIGGSMRMTVSLCVIILELTNNLLLLPLIMLVLLVSKTVADAFNGNIYDLIMKLKGLPYLETHVEPYMRQLTVGDVVTGPLQVFRGIEKVGNIVHILRSTKHNGFPVIDEPPVSQAPVLFGIILRAHLITLLKKKSFLATPVLTGSDAFKLYSSGDFAKRGSGNGEKLDDIEFTEEELEMFLDLHPFTNASPFTVVETMSLAKALILFREVGLRHLLVIPKICSRSPVVGILTRHDFMPEHILSLYPSLVRSRWKRLRIRLPRLTKIF, encoded by the exons ATGTTCCTGAGCCAGAAACGCGGCTTGAATGATTTTGTCGGGAAGCTAGTACTATTAGGCAGAAGCCATTGGTGCAAAATACAAGCAATGTCTCTTCAGATGGTtatattt ATTGTTGGCAGCATAACAGCAGTATCATCTTCTCTTCTTGTTGGGAAGGCGGGGCCAATGGTTCATACCGGTGCTTGTATTGCTTCATTACTAGGTCAGGGTGGTTCCCAGAAATATAATTTGACATGGAAATGGCTCCGATTTTTCAAGAATGATCGGGACAGGCGGGATCTTGTAACCTGTGGTGCGGCTGCTGGTATTGCTGCCTCTTTCCGAGCCCCTGTTGGTGGTGTGCTGTTTGCTTTTGAAGAGATGGCATCTTG gtGGAGAAGTGCTCTTCTGTGGAGAGCTTTCTTCGCAACAGCTGTAGTTGCAATTGTGCTCCGGGCTCTAATTGATGTTTGCTTAAGTGGGAAGTGTGGGCTATTTGGTACTGGGGGACTGATAATGTTTGATGTTTATTCAGCAAACATTTCATATCACCTTGTCGATGTGCCTCCTGTGCTTGCCCTTGGTATTGTAGGTGGGATAATAGGAAGCTTTTATAACTTTCTATTGGACAAAGTTCTTAGATTGTACAACTTTATCAACGA GAAAGGCGTTGTTTACAGAATTCTTCTTGCTTGTGCAATCTCCGTATTCAcgtcttttcttctttttggatTACCATTCCTTGCATCCTGCCAACCTTGCCCACCTGATGCAACTGAAGCCTGTCCTACAATAGGCCGGTCGGGTAACTACAAGAAGTTTCAATGTCCTCCTGGTCACTATAATGATCTGGCTAGTCTCATATTTAATACAAATGATGATGCTATCAGGAATCTTTTCAGCAAAGGCACTGATTTTGAGTTTCAATATTCATCAGTTCTCATATTTTTTATCACCTGCTTTTTCCTAAGCATCTTTAGCTATGGGATTTGTGCCCCTGCTGGTCTTTTTGTACCTGAAATCGTGACTGGGGCATCTTTCGGACGTTTCGTCGGTATGCTACTTGGTCCACACTCTAATCTTAACCATGGCCTTTATGCTGTGTTAGGTGCCGCTTCTTTTATCGGTGGATCAATGAGGATGACTGTTTCCCTGTGTGTGATTATTCTGGAATTGACCAATAATTTACTACTGCTACCATTGATAATGCTGGTTCTTCTTGTTTCAAAGACTGTAGCCGATGCTTTCAATGGAAACATTTACGATCTTATCATGAAATTAAAGGGATTGCCTTATCTGGAGACTCATGTTGAACCATATATGAGGCAGCTAACAGTAGGCGATGTAGTAACTGGTCCACTTCAGGTTTTTCGTGGGATTGAGAAGGTTGGTAATATAGTACATATTCTCAGAAGCACAAAGCACAATGGATTTCCTGTAATTGACGAGCCTCCGGTGTCCCAAGCCCCTGTCTTGTTTGGCATAATCCTTCGCGCTCATCTTATAACATTGTTGAAGAAAAAATCTTTCTTGGCCACCCCAGTGCTGACAGGAAGTGATGCATTCAAGCTGTATTCATCAGGGGATTTTGCAAAGAGAGGCTCAGGCAATGGCGAAAAGTTGGACGATATAGAATTCACCGAGGAAGAGTTGGAGATGTTCTTAGATTTGCATCCATTTACCAATGCTTCGCCTTTCACCGTGGTGGAGACGATGTCCCTAGCGAAGGCTCTCATACTATTCCGAGAAGTAGGCTTGAGGCACTTGCTGGTGATACCAAAGATCTGTAGT AGATCTCCAGTGGTGGGAATACTAACAAGACATGATTTCATGCCTGAACATATATTGAGCTTGTATCCTTCACTGGTAAGGAGCAGGTGGAAGAGATTAAGAATCCGTTTACCTCGTCTTACGAAAATCTTTTAG